The DNA sequence ATCTCGGTGTGCCGCTTGCCGAGCGCGGTGGCGGGGCAGTAGTGCTGTCCGCCGCCGAAGGAGAGGTGGGTGGCCGCGTTCTCCCGGTCGATGTCGACGACGTGGGGGTCGCTGAACACGGCCGGGTCGGTGTTGGCGGCCTCGACCAGGACGAGGAGGAGCTCCCCCTTCCTCACCTTGACGTCCCCGAGGGTGAGGTCTTCGAGGGCGAGCCGGGGCAGGCCGTCGCCGATCGAGAGGTTGACCCGCAGGAGTTCGTCCACCGCCCCGGGGATCTTCTCCGGCGACTTCCGCAACTGCTCCCACACATCCGGGTTCTGGAGGAGGGAGAAGACCGCCATCGTCAGGAAGCCCATGGTGGAGATGACGCCGGCGCCGAACAGGGTGACGCCGACCGTGGCGAGCATCTCGTCGGTGAGGTGGGCGTATTCGGGGTCCGGGCGCAGGGCCGCCAGCTCGGCGACGAGCCCGGTGGTGGCGGGGTCGTCGAGGCGCTCGACCATATAGGCGATGTCGCGGTCCCAGTTGAGCTTGGCACCGGTGACGGGACAGGCCGAGTTCATGAACGCGATGTCGAGACTGGACGCCAGGCGCGGGGCGTCGGCCTGCGGGATGCCGAGGATGCGGCAGTGCAGGTTCTCGGCGTACGGGTTGGTGAACTGGCCGCGCAGGTCGACCGGCGCCCCGTGGGCGAGGAGGCCGTCGACGAGGGTGGAGGCCTCGGCGCGCATCCAGTCGGTGAGGCCGTCGGTCTTGGGGTTGATCGCCTTGAGGACGGCCTTGCGCAGGCCGGCCCCGGTGATGTTGCCCATGTTGTTGACGACCTCGGGCGGGATCGTCAGCGCGTACTGGCGGGGCACTCCGGGCGCGGAGGTGTCCTTGAGGCTGAACCTTGGATCTTCGAGGACCTGCTTGCACAGCTCGTAGGAGGAGACGAGCCAGGCTTCGTCACCGGCGATCGTGCGGACCCGCTTGACCGGCTCGTCGCGCAGCTCCTCCACCTCGTGGGGGAGCTGGTCGCCGCGTGCGGAGAACGGGAAGTCGAGAAGGGTCTCAGTGGACATCGGGTGCTCCTTCGGCGGGGGTGATGACCGCGTGTCCCTGGTTGCGCGAGGCGCGCAGGCCGGAGCCGCGTGAGTAGAGCAGTTCCGCCATGGGCAGGAGCTGGTGGTAGCAATTGAGGGAGGACGGCACCCCGAGGATGGCGGGGGTGTCCAGGAAGAGCGGCGCCTCGGCGCAGACGTACTCCAGGCAGACCTCGCGCTGTTGGGTGGTGGCGGTCTTCCCGCCCAGCACCTTGGAGGAGAGGAACGCGTCGACCAGGGAATTGCAGGTGCTGCGGAATTCCGGGTCGGTGTCGAGCAGGTTGTACAGGTGGCTGTGGAGCCTGCGGTAGGCGGGGATGTCGGTGAGGGCCGACATGGGGCGTGCGCGTAGGCGGATGCCGGTGGGGTCGGCCTCGGCCGCGGCGTTGTTGACCTTGGCGCGGACGCCCCGCAGGTTCTTCACCGCCTTGCGCCGGGCTTCGTCGGCGTCGTAGCCGAGGGCCTCGTACATCTCGGCCACGTGCAGGTCGGTGTAGATCAGGTCGACCTGCGCGAAGTTGCGCATGCCCCACTGGGCGAGGTCGATGACGCGCTGGGCGGAGAAGTAGCTGTTTCCGGGCGAGATGCCGATCACGGCGTGATCGCCTTCGGTGTGAATCACCTGGCAGTGCGGGGTGAACGGCCGGACTGTGAAGACTTCGGTCAATGTCGTCAACAGGTGTCGGGTCCTTCGCGCCGCAAGTCCCGTGGGGCCCTGTGCCCCGGGTGTGGCGGCGACGTGACGGAAAGCTACCGGAATCATGTGTGCGGACCTAAGGATTCCGACGGGTAACTCACCTGGTGGACACCACCGTTGCCCGGGGCTACGAGCCTGGTCCCCGGCCGGAGGCTCGACGGGGTGCTCGCCGCCCCGGGCCCGCGCCACGTGCGGGGGGTCACCGGCCGCACGCCGGTGCCCCCCGGGGACCGGCGGTCAGCGCCCTGCGGGATGGTGCAGGCGACGCCAGTAGCCCGCGAGGTCACCGACTGCGGTGGTGACCGAGTCGAAGGCCATCGTCGTGCGGGTGTCCTGGTGGTAACGACCCCACTGCGGCATGGGGTCGTGCTGGGGGTCGCCGGTGCGGATGAAGGAGATCCAGGCCGTGTGCATCGTCGAGGCGAGACCGTCACGGACCCGGGGGTTCAGCCCCGCCAGGAACGGCGCCTGCGCCCACTTGTCGAAGTTGTCGAACACGAACGGCAGCTCCAGGCAGTGCGCGGCTGCGAGTTGACCGCCGTGCGCGGGCGTCGGCAGGTTGAACTGGTACGCCCAGACCGGGCGCCCACGGGCCGCCCGCCGTTCGGCCAAAGCCACGGCGGGCATGCGGAACAGCTCGTCGGTGATCAGGTCCATCAGCACGTCCACGGGGCGGGCGCCCGGCCGGGCCTGTGCGTACGCGGTGTACGCCTGCTCCGCCCGGTTCCCGAAGGTGTCCCGCGCCCTGGCGACCACCTGCTCCCTGGTCGCGGCGGCGTACGGCTCGCTCAGCGCGAAGGCGAAGTTGGCCTCCTCCCTGGTCCAGCCGATCATGACGTCGATGTCCGCCCCGGCGCCGCCGAGCAGCAGGTCGGAGGGGTCGCGGTCCAGCGTGACCCCGTCGAGCACCGGCAGGAACGGGGTCGACCAGTAACCCCACCGTCCGGTGCGCCCGAACATCTCGAAGGTGGCGGCGATCAGCCGCGGCCAGGGCACGGCCCGCAGCTCCGTCACGTTCCTTGCCCCCAGGATGTCCAGGAAAGCGGCGGTGCGCTCGAGGGATTCGGCACGTGTGGGGATCTTCAGCCCGAGCGGCGGGCTCTGCAGGATGGCGCGCCGGAACAGCGGGCGGCCCGGTCGCTGGCCGGCGCGGGAGCCGGCCAGTGCCGCGACCGACAGCGCGCCGCCGGACTGGCCGGCGAGGGTGATGTCGTCGGGGTCGCCGCCGAACGCGGCGATGTTGTCCCGCACCCAGCGCAGCGCGGCGAGTTGGTCGGTGAGCCAGAAGTTCCCCCCGGCGCCGTCCTCGCCGAAGTAGAGGTAACCCAGGGGTCCGAGGCGGTAGTTGATGGTCACGACGACGAGGTCACCGTCGCGCGAGAAGGTCTCGCCGGAGTAGTTCGGCATCGAGCCGGAGCCGGAGATGAAGCCGCCGCCGTGGATCCACACCATGACCGGCCGCTTGGCGTCGTCGGTTCCGGGCGTCCAGACGTTGAGGGTGAGGCAGTCCTCGTCGAAGGGGGGCGAGCCGTGGGTGCCGAGCACCTGGTCGCCTCCCTCCCGGTAGGGCTGCGGGGCGCTCGGGCCGAAGGCGGTCGCGTCGCGCGTGCCCTGCCAGCCGGGGTGGGGTCGGGCCGGCCGCCATCGGAGGGCGCCGACCGGCGGCGCCGCGTAGGGAACGCCCTTGAACACGGCGAGACCCCCTTCCGTGCTTCCGCGCAGTCGGCCCGAGGGCAGTTCCACGACGGGTGAGGACTCGGCCGTGCGCGGGGCGGCCTGCGCCGCGCCCCCGCCCGCCACCCCGGCGAACAGTGCGGTGCCTGCCAACACCCCGCTGTTCTTGAGGACTTTGCGCCGTGATGGATCGTCGGTCATGGTGCTTCACTCCCTGACTGATCATGGGCCCGTCGCCGGAAAGAGGTATAGCGAGAATTTGACGGGGGTCAGTATTGCTCCATGTCCGGGGTGCGGGTCAAGGGGGCGGGGTGGGCGAGGGCGCATATCTTGCGAAGTATTGACGGCCGTCGTAAAAGCGCGATAGACACGTGTCACTTCGGTCGGCGGTCAGGTCACCCCTGAGAGCCGGACCCATCGCGCCTGGGACTCCCCAAGGCGGTCCCCATCAGCAACATCAGGCCCTCCAGGGCCGGTTGACAACGTACGGAGTTCCCATGGCAGGTCGGTTTCGTCCCGTTGGTCTGGTCGCCGCATCGACGGCGCTCTTGCTGACCACGGCATGTGGTGGTGCGAGCCTCGGGACCGGTGAGGACGACCAGAGCGGCCCCCTGAAGATCGGGCTCCTCGTCCCGCAGTCGGGGACCTACAAGTCGCTGGGCGACGACATGAAGCAGGGCTTCGAGCTCTACGTCGCGCAGCACGGCGGCAAGCTCGGCGGCCGCGAGGTGGAGATCGTCGTCGCGGACGAGGGGGAGACGGCGGACTCGGGCAAGGCGGCGGCGGAGAAGCTGGTCAAGCAGGACCGGGTGCTCGCCGTGAGCGGGGTGGTGAGCTCGGCCACCATCAACGGGGTCAAGGACCTGTTCGAGACCGGCAAGGTCCCGCTCGTCGGCTCGAACGCCTCGCCCACGACACTGACCGGGACCAAGTACATCTGGCGCACCTCATACGTCAACGACGAACCGGGCAAGGCGCTCGGCAAGCACGTGGCCGAGCGGGCCGGCGGCCCCGTCTTCCTGATCGCCGCGGGATACCAGGCGGGCAAGGACGAGGTGGAGGGCTTCAAGTCCACCTTCCTCCCGGCGGGCGGCAAGCAGGCGGCGGAGGAGGTCTACACGCCGTTCCCGGGGACCAAGAACTTCCAGCCGTACCTCGCGCAGATCGAGAAGTCCGGAGCGAAGGCCGTCTTCTGTTTCTACGCCGGCGGTGCGGCCGTCGACTTCGTCAAGCAGTACCGGGACTTCGGACTGGCCGGCAAGATCCCGCTCTACGCGCCCGGCTTCCTCACCGAAGGCGGC is a window from the Streptomyces sp. NBC_01244 genome containing:
- a CDS encoding cytochrome P450, encoding MSTETLLDFPFSARGDQLPHEVEELRDEPVKRVRTIAGDEAWLVSSYELCKQVLEDPRFSLKDTSAPGVPRQYALTIPPEVVNNMGNITGAGLRKAVLKAINPKTDGLTDWMRAEASTLVDGLLAHGAPVDLRGQFTNPYAENLHCRILGIPQADAPRLASSLDIAFMNSACPVTGAKLNWDRDIAYMVERLDDPATTGLVAELAALRPDPEYAHLTDEMLATVGVTLFGAGVISTMGFLTMAVFSLLQNPDVWEQLRKSPEKIPGAVDELLRVNLSIGDGLPRLALEDLTLGDVKVRKGELLLVLVEAANTDPAVFSDPHVVDIDRENAATHLSFGGGQHYCPATALGKRHTEIAIEVLLEKMPRLQLAVPVDQLVWRTRFMKRLPERLPVLW
- a CDS encoding ABC transporter substrate-binding protein, encoding MAGRFRPVGLVAASTALLLTTACGGASLGTGEDDQSGPLKIGLLVPQSGTYKSLGDDMKQGFELYVAQHGGKLGGREVEIVVADEGETADSGKAAAEKLVKQDRVLAVSGVVSSATINGVKDLFETGKVPLVGSNASPTTLTGTKYIWRTSYVNDEPGKALGKHVAERAGGPVFLIAAGYQAGKDEVEGFKSTFLPAGGKQAAEEVYTPFPGTKNFQPYLAQIEKSGAKAVFCFYAGGAAVDFVKQYRDFGLAGKIPLYAPGFLTEGGVLKGQGDAANGILTALNYSADLDNSANKQFAPAYTAAHGTAPTTYAMASWDAAQVLDKAIKAAGSTGSTVSSASVNAAIAQVGDIDSPRGTWRFNSGGTPVQPWYLREVKQGANTVSSELGRLGG
- a CDS encoding carboxylesterase/lipase family protein yields the protein MTDDPSRRKVLKNSGVLAGTALFAGVAGGGAAQAAPRTAESSPVVELPSGRLRGSTEGGLAVFKGVPYAAPPVGALRWRPARPHPGWQGTRDATAFGPSAPQPYREGGDQVLGTHGSPPFDEDCLTLNVWTPGTDDAKRPVMVWIHGGGFISGSGSMPNYSGETFSRDGDLVVVTINYRLGPLGYLYFGEDGAGGNFWLTDQLAALRWVRDNIAAFGGDPDDITLAGQSGGALSVAALAGSRAGQRPGRPLFRRAILQSPPLGLKIPTRAESLERTAAFLDILGARNVTELRAVPWPRLIAATFEMFGRTGRWGYWSTPFLPVLDGVTLDRDPSDLLLGGAGADIDVMIGWTREEANFAFALSEPYAAATREQVVARARDTFGNRAEQAYTAYAQARPGARPVDVLMDLITDELFRMPAVALAERRAARGRPVWAYQFNLPTPAHGGQLAAAHCLELPFVFDNFDKWAQAPFLAGLNPRVRDGLASTMHTAWISFIRTGDPQHDPMPQWGRYHQDTRTTMAFDSVTTAVGDLAGYWRRLHHPAGR
- a CDS encoding tRNA-dependent cyclodipeptide synthase; this encodes MTTLTEVFTVRPFTPHCQVIHTEGDHAVIGISPGNSYFSAQRVIDLAQWGMRNFAQVDLIYTDLHVAEMYEALGYDADEARRKAVKNLRGVRAKVNNAAAEADPTGIRLRARPMSALTDIPAYRRLHSHLYNLLDTDPEFRSTCNSLVDAFLSSKVLGGKTATTQQREVCLEYVCAEAPLFLDTPAILGVPSSLNCYHQLLPMAELLYSRGSGLRASRNQGHAVITPAEGAPDVH